One Candidatus Eremiobacterota bacterium genomic region harbors:
- a CDS encoding non-canonical purine NTP pyrophosphatase gives MKVYVATKNAGKLREMEALFGEAPFELTSFAEYEDPLEGDVSYADNAALKARALHAQLQRAGTPGNVLADDSGLEVYALDRRPGVLTAYYGGAGLSWPERRKKLLAKLDEALAGGVAGDRRARFVCALHFISADGRELATLGTVDGEVAPEERGEAGFSFDSVFLYVPAGRTFAEMSAEEKNRVSHRGIAAAALVAAVSRAGITA, from the coding sequence GTGAAGGTGTACGTGGCGACGAAGAACGCCGGCAAGCTGCGCGAGATGGAGGCGCTCTTCGGTGAGGCGCCGTTCGAGCTGACGTCGTTCGCCGAGTACGAAGACCCGCTCGAAGGCGACGTCTCGTACGCCGACAACGCGGCGCTGAAGGCGCGCGCGCTGCACGCGCAGCTGCAGCGCGCCGGAACGCCCGGGAACGTGCTGGCCGATGACTCCGGGCTGGAGGTGTACGCGCTCGACCGGCGGCCTGGGGTGCTGACGGCGTACTACGGCGGCGCCGGGCTGTCGTGGCCCGAGCGGCGGAAGAAGCTGCTCGCGAAGCTGGACGAGGCGCTCGCGGGCGGCGTGGCGGGGGACCGCCGCGCGCGATTCGTCTGCGCGCTGCATTTCATCAGCGCGGACGGACGGGAGCTGGCCACGCTGGGGACGGTGGACGGCGAGGTCGCGCCGGAGGAGCGCGGCGAGGCGGGGTTTTCGTTCGATTCGGTGTTTCTATACGTGCCGGCCGGCCGGACGTTCGCCGAGATGAGCGCCGAGGAGAAGAATCGGGTGAGCCACCGCGGCATCGCCGCGGCGGCGCTGGTGGCCGCGGTCAGCCGGGCTGGAATCACGGCGTAG